From Aquarana catesbeiana isolate 2022-GZ linkage group LG05, ASM4218655v1, whole genome shotgun sequence:
tctgtacagtgttgcatgtttgcgcaattgtcattcaaagtgtgacagcactgaaagctgaaaattggcctgggcaggaagggggtgaaagtgcccggtattgaagtggttaaaatttaaagagacagtacactttttttgtattttcccctTATCCTTTTGGTAAATTTTATTGtaggttaaaacacattaaaaataataaaagctcCTAAAAATGATTTGGCACTTTAACATTTTGCGGTTTgtattcctcctcccccccacactgtTCCCTATCTTGAATAAcaacaaaatacacaaaaaaaaaaaaaaaagagaaaaaaaaaaaaacacaaaaagggaaAGCAGACATAATAATAAAGAGAACATCAACATTATCCAGCATATCCTTTGTCCAAGTTACCACAGAGAAAATGTACCTTTTTTTACCGCCCTTAGCCCCACCCCCATACAACCATCAACTCACATGACAACAATTTCTCTTCTGATATTTTtattggtgaatttatacagataTATATGAACCATCAACAAGATTTGCTGAAATTCTTTATATGATATGGGATATATAatacaccaaaaagaaaaaaagtatataaaaaagttCAAAAATCCAACTGAATCAGTTTTTTCTTTATACCATAAAACAATCTTAAATCAATACAATGAAATTAGAAACATCAATAACAAATATTATCCCCGATCGTATTACAAAGTCATGGTTTGCATGTGTTTTACACACGTTTTTAGCCACAGCACCATTGACATCTATTAGATCACATGTTTTGctgtgttttctgaaagcgcaccaaagaaTTGGCATGCGATActtttcagaaaatgcagcaaaagcgatcctaatagaaatcaatggaaCTGCAACTAAAAACTCATGTAAAATGCACATAAACCGCGCACACACCTGCTCTGCCGCCAAAACGCAGCGCGccaatgtgaacccggcctaagtctACCCCCACGTCTCTGATCTCTAAATCTAAACTCAAAGCagtttatagttttggatagaggggtgaagagttagaacctctgcctggcttttattgctgtctgtgttccctctGTATTTCTCCTGGTGACCATTGGCTCGACACAGAATGTAACTGGAAGGCTGACCTTTTATGGCTGCCATTGAGACAGgagatgaggggaaatcttctagaCATGCGCATCTTGTTTcattccaaattcctttttttagcGTCCCAATTAACGAAAACCCAAATTAACTAATTTCTGCGAATATTCGTAAACTCAAATATTCTAAAATTAAAATATTCTGAAATTCAAATacacgaaaatccgaaaattctaaaatctgaaataataactattaaattaaatcataggtattggaatatcctttcaagtttggctgttagtgaacgtaatgaatatgaatttatccaaagttacaaattatccgaaataaggaacgccgcatctaaacaaatggaacttaacgaattaataataaatgacaataataataaaaaaaaatattattacttattattaatttgttccgttccatttatttagataaggcattccttatttcggataattcataagttcagataaattcatattcgttacgttcactaacagccaaacttgaaaggacagtccaatacctataatttaatagttctttattattagttagttatgattttgaatttttggattttcgtttttattttagaatttacgaattgacccgaaaaaaaaaaaaagaaaaacaattaaaaCGAAGACGAAAACAAAttcatttttcggcagtgcatgtCTACAATCTTCCCATGGGGACATGTGTTCTGGTGACACCGATCTAAGAGGGGAATTCCTCTGaccttggagagatttcctctcactttttgtgTCTCTGGGAACTTTCTCTACTCCCTTCTCTTCAACACTAAGAAAGGGCTTTATATACAATTTAAACCAAAGCATGAAAATTAACACTTCAAAATAATAAATTAGAACTAAAAAGGCAAAACGTTttctcattttgaatagagtaagcgaagtttataacctctgtcagttttttgccttctgtgtcctattggggagattttccttcatttccgtcctatagccacacaggaagtgagaggaaatcccgggttatcgccagaactagtgtccacaatGGAAaattttcccctctattcctgttctggggacaacccaatatttgtaatattctttttctctcttttttctgcgATATCAATAAACAGGACAAATCGAGAAGGTgagtctccctaacgggggcacagaccacaatagaaacctgacaggggctctaatgcCTTCCCATgtgttccaaaatttaaaaaactgtttagttatactttaaccacttaaggaccgggcctatttttcaaacttgttgtttacaagttaaagtaattttttttttgctagaaatttacttagaaccccaaaacattatatattttatttctaacaccctagagaatacaatgacggttgttgcaatactttttgtcccaccgtatttgcgcagcggtcttacaaacgcacttttttttttttagaaaaaatacacttttttgaattgaaaaataagacaacagtaaagctacccccgatttttttaatattgtgaaagatgatgttacaccgagtaaattgatacccaacatgtcactcttcaaagttgcacccgctcgtggaatggcgacaaacttttacccttaaaaatctggggggggggccctctcccgccgccgataaaagtgatcttgcggtgaatgcaCCGCAGAGATCACTTATATCTGAAAGCGGACCtcccgccgaagaagaggataccggggttatggtaggtagctgctgccataacaacgatattcctcttcaaacagccaaagtataactgcagcgggcggtccgtaagtggttaaacacttaaATATTAGTATTTAACACCTTGTTCCTCAAATATAATGGCTCCTTAAATTTAACCTTAATCCCTAACCTAACATAACCCTTAAAGTTGACCATACACTATAAAATCCAATAGTAGatctaaagtagattgtacaatcaactatgtagtgtaagtaATTTCCTGGATACAATTTGAATGGATAATGTATGTGTTTccttatatttttggtaaatctaaagctgaccatacactaccaAATCttctttagctttaccaaaacaatgtaatgTCAAGTTAAAGTTGAAAAGTCATTTGATTTACTTAAAATCAGGCAGGCACATATACTACacagctgatggtagatctaaaggagattgtacaatcagattgtataaataatgaaccccccaaaacccccctcTTGTCTTATTGGATGTGGAAGTGATGGAGGAGACTCTCCTGTGCTGAGATCTTCCAGATCCACCGATTGAAGAAATACATTATCTGTACAAACTGTGTCATCCTATGAACCAGATTGACATTTCTCACCAGATTCAGCTCAGATTTCCTGTAATTTGATCATATTAAAAATCTCCTGACCCTCCCAGAGATCTTTATATGACCGTTTCCTACATATaacacagcatggaggggctcagtgaaggtggtggtgaaggtgtggaggtgtcggatcgggtcacacagatcataaaaggacagctgcccggcctcataatccacatcgatcctgactctgttactggagagatCGGGATATATCATGATCGGTTTATCGTCATGTAATAGATAACACCCACCTCTATACCTGTGCAAACCCCAGGACTTGTTATTATGTCCAATCACTGTCtgcactcctcctcccctctctataCTGGGATAACACATCCCTATCATGCAATCTTCTGCCTCACTGACATCCACATCCCAGTAATGTCGCCCCGAGGAAAATCTCTGACTGCTTAATACCTGGAACCATAACTGAAATCTCTCCGGTGTTTGTGGACGATTCTGCTTTATatctgacctggatacagttttcatgtcatctgatatctgtagattattatgagctgtgttcacatccagtaatatgtctgaagCTTCctgtatatagaagaatacatttaCCCCTTTTATCATATCAGATAACCCTGTGTGCAATGTGTGTGAGATTCTAGACACATCCAGATCCTCTCCTTCATGGAGGAGtctatcatgtctctctctgtcctcatcatctccctcctcagtatcacacaagtcccctgtgtctgattcctgtaggacagtcagtgggtcagtcatgttacacagctccatgtcctccatcttcctggacagatcctccttctttatttccagctgaTCAATCAAATTAGACAATGACTGTGAAATCCGCTCTACCTGGTTGGAGATGTTCCTCAGGACTGTCTTCTCCAGGTCCTCCAGATGTCTCCTGAGCTCTatgaacagggcagtgactctctccgTTAGACCAGCTGATTTTTCTTGTACTTTTCCCTTaagttcctgcagactctggactctttgctcaatctcctttcttttagcaatcagtttctgcagaacatttctcagtttctgtttcttcttctcagaggcctcatccagagtctccacctTGTGTCCCCGGTGTTCTCCAGCCAaactgcaggacacacagatacaggcagagtcctcagtgcagtaatatttAAGAAGTTCTCTATGGATGGAGCATTTTCTCTTCTCCATGGAAGTGGTGGGATCAGTTAGGACATGTTCTGGTGACTggctgtggactctcaggtgattattacacagagaagcttcacacatcAGACAGGATTTAACAGCAGGTACAAGATAGtaaatacagtaagtacagaagattcCAGTCTTCTTCTGATCTGGATGAGTAGATCGTAAAGTCTCCACTATATTACACAatgttatgttcctctgcagtgtAGGACGTCTCCTAGACCTTTTTCTGCACTgaggacaggaataacctccagaccccttctgtgtatccaacacacgatcaatacagacccggcagaagttgtgtccacagctcagcattacaggataTTTATACATTTCCAGACAGATGGAACAGTTCAGCTCTTGTCTCACTTCAGCAGACGCCATTTCTGacagcagaagagagaaatgaaagtgaaagtCTCCGACACTCAGAAACCAGAGAACACGTCTCACATTTCTCAACACAGGGAGGGGCTGATCTTGTTTTGCAACTTATATCTGCAGGAAGTATGTGTATAAAGTGATGTCTATAAGTTGAAGTGGTATTTTCATACACGGGAGTGTTCTGGTCACACGATGTAGTGactgttagaccccatacacactattagattttctgcagatttttgtcttcagatttaccaaaaccatataaaagaGGCCCAaccttaaagccttgtacacacgatcagattattggacaaattttcgtcagatttttgttggatgctagtctcacatcgaaagtgaagaggttactcaacatcagaaaattttcggacaacagaattcaacgtcagaagtgacgtaatgttttgaattgttttgtatgtgttctttaatttctgagcatgcctagtcttgttcttcagatttttatttgtcagaaaaccgtagtaatgaaaaagaaaatcggacgttgtggtcacatcagacaaaaatttgtgtgtatggggcttg
This genomic window contains:
- the LOC141145592 gene encoding E3 ubiquitin-protein ligase TRIM39-like, whose product is MASAEVRQELNCSICLEMYKYPVMLSCGHNFCRVCIDRVLDTQKGSGGYSCPQCRKRSRRRPTLQRNITLCNIVETLRSTHPDQKKTGIFCTYCIYYLVPAVKSCLMCEASLCNNHLRVHSQSPEHVLTDPTTSMEKRKCSIHRELLKYYCTEDSACICVSCSLAGEHRGHKVETLDEASEKKKQKLRNVLQKLIAKRKEIEQRVQSLQELKGKVQEKSAGLTERVTALFIELRRHLEDLEKTVLRNISNQVERISQSLSNLIDQLEIKKEDLSRKMEDMELCNMTDPLTVLQESDTGDLCDTEEGDDEDRERHDRLLHEGEDLDVSRISHTLHTGLSDMIKGVNVFFYIQEASDILLDVNTAHNNLQISDDMKTVSRSDIKQNRPQTPERFQLWFQVLSSQRFSSGRHYWDVDVSEAEDCMIGMCYPSIERGGGVQTVIGHNNKSWGLHRYRGGCYLLHDDKPIMIYPDLSSNRVRIDVDYEAGQLSFYDLCDPIRHLHTFTTTFTEPLHAVLYVGNGHIKISGRVRRFLI